The genomic segment CAAGATAGAAATTTTTCTGAAAGGCCTTCATACCTGCAAGACAGTTAgcaaaattaaaatggaaatatTAAAGCAGACAGTACCGTAAGAACTCGAATCTtcatttgaaagaattttaccACTTGAATGtttaaaaggaataaaaaatcaaaagaccAGCAGCAATTAAGACTGGTTTCATTATTCTTGAATCAGAACTGCCATTGCAGATGAACCTTGAGAATATGTCACAGCTTTCAGTTCTCAAACAATTACTACAAGCAAAATAAGTTGACCATACAGTTCAGTCGGgagtttttctctcttttcttatGCAGACCAAAAAACTAGTAAGGACCTCTTTATTTTCATCGAAATGGTTATCCAGAACAtggttcatgaatatggttcATCCATGCATCTGGCTATGTATGATGCAATTTCTCTTTctgtaataaattcaaaaagttGTATGTAAATGTAAATATTGATACTTTTCATTCAAATATAATCAATTTCTTCACAAAGATCTCCTGTGAATGAAAAGTTTGAATGTGTTTGAATGAAAAGTTTTGGTGTCCTATACAAACCTGGACACCGGTGAAGAAAACTTGTAATCCTACTTCCAAGAATTCTTTGGCATTCATGCTCCATAGCCTGTAATCCTTCATCACCGAAGGTAGTGTCCAGGTTTGTATCGGACACCGACCAACAGGGGTACACGGCGTATCGATGCTTCATAGCCTGTAATCCTACTTCCAAGAAAACTTTGGCATTCAAGTTTTTTAAACTAGAATACCTAAATGCAGATATTATGtctctataattttgacagcaGGATTCTCTAAGCCACAATTTATTATATTGTTGTTTGGAACCAAAACAAACATTTTTACACTCATTAGAGGCGGTAAAAGATTAGTCAACTAAATCAACTCCAACCTACCCATGATCCAAATTAGCAGAAAAAATCCGGACCTGACATCCACTTATAGAATAAAAGTGGCAAAATTTGATTCAAACCCAAAACACAACCCAACTCGTACTACCTTGAATTGACTAAAGTAATTAATGACCCAAACCTGAAATCACCAGAAAAGTACAAAAGCTTATTTGATCTGAACCTTAAATAACCCAGACCCAACCTACCCAACATGACCTTTTCCTTAACTACAATTCATTACCAGTTTACAATGGTAGACTTCCAAAACTACAATTACAGTCAGTTTAAAACAGAACAACAAAAGGTCCAGAAATAAGTTGTTACAAGCACGGTGTCACAGGAAGAAGTTTAGTTTTTGACAGATTCCAGGATAGAATTCAGTAAATTTACAAGAGGACAAAAACCTTTTGATTCACATTTCCATTGTGTAAACTTTCAAGATATCCTTATCCCTAGATGatatcatattaaaaaaaaaaacgcaCAGAACCAATCATATGGAGGATggcaaataaaataaagatctGCTCATAGAAGCACACATAtcctaataattaaattattttcccAATAACCAGTCAAAGAATAAATATAGAAGCAAACTCCCAAAACTTCAAGTCTTCATCACTTGAAATCAAACAGAAAATTAATTGCCTGAACATGAAAGGACTTGTTCTTCCGGCACATTATATATAGTGGCTGCCCGCCACCCGTAAGAAGCCAGGAAAATTCCTATAATAAATTTGTAAGCCACTAGAATGAGCAACTCGCTTGAAGGTAAACAGCAATCCCAGACCTATAACAAAAAGGACAAACCTACAAGCTAGTTGCAGACTTACTTTAACCATAAGCATGATTTCAGATCATCAGAAGCGGCTTGAACAAAATATATACACATGAAACCTGTAACAACTCTTAAAATGATGGGTTTAATATAAATACTTGACAAACAACCTGGAAAAATTGCATGTCTGGATGCAATATCCAAACtaataaatcattaaattgTACCCAAGCAGGTGGCAGAAAGCACCAATTTGTAGTTAAGACATTTACAATGAATACTAAGGTTTAAGTTGGAATATCCATAACAACATTAGACCTCATCATTATTAAACAGTTTTCtaaggaattaataataaaacttTACTCACCAGCCTCTCCAATATTGTTCAGTTTCTTCCAACCGTGCTCTGTAGACATAACTATGGGCAAAAGTTAGAAATATTCCCTTTGGACTTGGAAATTtacacaataacaatatataaTTAGATGATAGAAACACTTACCATTTCTTTGAATCATCATACTTTAAAGTGGTAGGAATGGATACACGTGCAGAGTCAATATTCCTTAATGAACCTCCTCTAACACTCCATTCAATCTACACAAGTTAATTTGCCATTAAAACACTAACTTCACCACAGAACAGAAGCTTGCTTGATGAAAATACAATTCAACTAAGCATATGTTCATATATAGTTAACAAGTGATCTTGGTCTCAGTCCAATTAAAAGGAAAGCAGTGCATTTTCCCTGGGTACTCACATCGAGGGACTAGCCTTTCAAACTAAGAAATAGGTTTGGTCTAAagggttttcttttcctttttttgttaataatatataatatcacTGAATGCATTTTCTCTGAGTACTCGCATCTAACAACCAGCcttttaaattaagaaataggTTTGGTCTAAAGAGTTTTctgttgtttttttaaaataaataatagcaCTCAACTATTGGAGCTAAGTCTACaataaaaaccaaaagttTCCCTTAGCAATGTAAATCAACAGTGATTTAAACTTGATTTCAACCTTTTTGGAGGGCAAGAGCACCTATATTTCTCTATCTTTGGTTACTTCTattcattttcatattttcttctcATATTATTCTTCTAAAGTCCAGCAAGCTAGCAGCTATTATCCACTGACTTGCTGGTATGAGCGCCATGCAGACCAGTCATCAAGGCAGCCCCTCAAGGCAGAATTCCAATAAACATCACTAGCACTGGTTACTTATTGCTTACACTTCTTTATACGCAATGCTTCACAACCCTACTTTCCACGCATACTAATGGAGCTGAGAAGTTTTGACAGTGCCTAGTGGACGCTACTGGGCATCAGTCAGGTGGAAAGTCCACAGGGGCATTTGCAACCAATAAATACATGTAAACGTTATAGATCGAAGTCAATTCATCTTTTCTCAGTCAATATATCACCTGTGGATGTCTCACAAAAACCTTGATACTATACGTGATTAACGATAGTTGAACCATTCTAGAATCCACACATATGTCTGCATTCATATTTTATGTGAGAATGTATTATgaagaaaatgtaaatttgtattttttaattaaaaaatgtctTAATTATCAATTACAAATTTTGACACTGTTATTCCAAGACCAGAATCCAGAAACCTATAACCAAATTTCCCAGAAAGCAGTCAATAAACTGTATTCCATCTATGTCAACTTTTCCtactatttattttcaaaaaaaaaaaacaaaactaaaattttaatatcttaatttttaattctaatttgaattGTCTCGCATGCATTGCACATATCAACTGGCTAGTTGTAATTGTATCAATCAAAAAATCTACTGACCATTCATCTTcttttatatcaaaatcaaattataacagACAGAAATCCAAAAAATAAACCACATAGCAACTGTTCCTAGGattttaaatgagtttcaGTTTTTATTTCAGTTCCAAGTCTCAAAAGACTAACTTTGAGGCAGATGTCATAATACCAGacaaaagaaatgggaagaaCAGGTTTCCAGGTTTAGCAGGCCTGGTGCGATGCAGGTTAAAGAGaatatttgtttaaaatcACGAGTTTGTAGATCTTAAATTCCTAGAGATTCCTTTAAACTGATATTAATTGAAGAGTAAAAGAACAATTGCCCTAGTACACTTTGGCACAACCATGTGAAAAAGATACAAGCCCAGAAGATAATCAGCCAGGTCACAGTCTCCCCTCACAGTTTACAGCAGTGAATTCAGGGTTCAACAGCTCAAAGATTTGAAGGGGCTTGTCAAATCCTTGTCCAGTAGCATTGTCTTGAATCTTGATGGATCATTAGTTTGTCCTAAAGCATTACTGTTACCTCATTTATTTTAACCTACAAAATTCTAACTTCAggaattatataattattgaaaGTAGTTTATAACTACATTACATGTACTCTTAGCTGCCTTGAAAGTTTCCATATCCACTCAACTTCAACTATTAAGCCTAATGCCTCCAGAAAAGcaataatagaataaaaaaataagagtgCAAATACACACCCACCACATaaacacacacatatatgcttgaaacATAGTGCATTTACttatccaaagaaaaaaagaagagacaCAGTTGATTGAACATGTCAATAAACAGAAAAAATGGCGGTCAAAAGGAAACATATTTACCGCTTTCTCAATGCTTGAAAAGTGCTGCATTCTGTTTGAAAGGATTTTCTGCATGTGCATTAATGATGCCATAGCTGTTCCCTGAAGTGAGCATGTTTGGTTTCAATACATTGCTTTACTAGCAAGCAAACCATTAAAAGATAATGTCAAGACGCTTTTTTAAGGGAACCAACCTCTACAACATCCACAACCACCAAACCAGCTAAACTACGCAATGTTTTCTTTGCAGCAACGTGCACAGCCACTGAGCCTCCCATGCTGCGTGCCAATGACATAAGATGATCAATCAGACATTTAATCATTTAGGGCACATTGATGgtattttttccattttcattctttacaAGGAATATATAAAACTTAAAtaggtttttcatttttctattttgacTATGTGAACTAAATCACCCAAAAAACCAATAGCCATGTCATGGGAATATGCCATAAAAATATAGTGACCGTCAGCAACGAAATAGTTATTCAGCATAATTACATGTGTGCTCCAAACAAAGTTAAATTGGCAACTTAAATTATTCTGCATTACAAATTGATTGACAAAGGTGAAGTTTATCTAAGAAACAATCTGAAACCTCTTCATTCTCTGACTTCCATGACCCCACATTACAGAGTCGGTCAGGATaagataaatatattaattagatctaaaaatatatattatttgcaaaaataaagaaattatgGATGCATATATCATTTTCACATTGAACCGCTATCATAGCTATCACTGCGGTCATAAAAATGCACACACATCAGCAAGCACATACACACAGAAGAGAAacgagaagaagaaaaaagcatGCCTAGCCATTTGGCACTTTGGCACGTTTCATTATTGAATAGTGCTCTAGAAAGGGTGAGCACCTTTCTTTAGTTGCTTTTCCTCTGGAAAATGAATTACGTACAGGTATACAGTACAAAACACTTtgaaaaacactaaaataaaagaagagcACAACCTGTGGCCAACAAGCACAATTGCAGGAGGAGAATCTCCATACAATGCCTTCAAAACAGCAAAAACATCATTGCACATAGTCTGCACATGTAAGATATCTTTTAGTTCCATGGATGTATGCAACattagaatgaaaattttcatgaccaaacaattaaaacacTTGACCGAAGAAAGAAATCCTTCTTTACTTCTATTTCTATGCTTAAAAAATGTGTACCTCAATAGATAGGTCAAGATCATTTTCTGTGGACGACTTTCCATGTCCTCTAAGGTCCATGGCAACTATTCGAgctttttccttaattttacTAGCCGACAAAGCAAATGAGAGCCTGGAATACCAAGTTAGACAACTCATTTTTATTAGAAATTCAATTTAGAATGAGAGCCTGGAATACCAAGTTAGACAACTCAATTTTATCAGAAAttcaatttagaaaaaaagtatagacaaaaaaaatctGCATAAATGGAAAATTCTTATTAGATTGAATTCCAAGGAGATAATGCCCATAAAGCTAAAATACGCATCCAGATTAGTTAACAATTGAATATAAGGAGCATTATTCAATGAAACATAAGGATAAATCAATGGGGACTATCTTCTGTGAAGCTAGTCtctaacttaaattaaaatcatgccCATTTGAATCAACTATAACATGTCCTAGGACATTTCCTCAAAGCAGTATTGCAATCATTTTACTTCAGGAAAAAAGGGGGAGAGTGTGGAGAGAGTTAACCAAACTTTGACTCTTAAGATAATTTGAACGAGCATGGAACTGTTAAACTCTTTAACATAAGACAGTAAAACAACAGTTATAAGATACTATGCATACAGTAGAAACGTTCCCTAGCCGAAAATAGCGAAATCTTTAATAGTTGAAATGAAAATCTGCATATGGAATTAAATTTTGACTGAAACATCTATAGGAGAAGAAGGTCCCTGCTATTCTGTGTGAGTGTCCAAGCCATTAATGATTAACATTACATGTTGGAAAGGCAAATAGGTACACGGCAATTGACACTTCTTGTCTTTAAGAGCAACCCAAATGATACAAAGCCACATTCCCACATCAAGGGCATTAGTCCAGATTGAGGGCACAAGTTCAAATGATGATAGCACATACAAAGAGAGACTGTTTGAGGATCATCATTTGGAGAGAGCACAACAACTCCAGATGGCACCTAGATTAATcactttaatatatatatatatatatcacagTTTACAGCCATGGAAGGAAATAGATTGGAGGAGGATTTCTCAGGTTACTTTGATTGAAACAAGTAGAGGTTACTGCCCATAccaatatttatttatttgtttctcAATTACCTGATAAAACAATATATCAGAAGTACATTCTCAAATTTCAAGATCTATCATGACTAAACTCAGGCTCATATCCAATGGATCAATTGCTCAAAAGCAAGGATGGAGAGGATGCCTAGGAATCCAATGATTGTGTTCCCCATTCACCAAAAGTTATTGTTCAATGTGCTAAAGTAATATTATAGTAATAGTTTGGATATATTATAGCATAACACATAATGCAGCAGCATTCACATTAATGTTCATCATACTGTACACTATTTAGGGGTTCCTTTGGGCAGATGGCATTAGAAATTATTCAAAGTTAAGCATTCAAGTTCCTCTACAAAATTTAGAGTTTTTAGGAAACTTTGGACAGTTGacattaaaactttttaaaggAGGGAAGAggatttcttctctttttgcGGTAGAAGGGAGAGTACTAAGACGTAACTTGAGATCTCTACAAAAACCCCACACCTTAAAACTTCAGCCAAGCCCAATTGACTTCTTATCAAGGTTTTGATGCTATATAAAGTACTTTAAGATAGCATCATGTATCATTTTCAATATCTTCACATTGATTTCCATGCCTACGGTGATCTTTGTATCATTGTCTTTAGTATGATTATGATATTTATTCAAATATCATATGGTTGTTGCTTTTACTACTTTTTGTTTCTGAAAGGAAAAGGCCAAAAACATGTTTAGCTACAAAGGCAAAAATGATAGGTTTggaaaattaccaaaatgcatAATTTTACTATTATATCAACTAATTTGTTGTAATTGGTGTTACATTTCAATCTTTTGATAATTTCTTTACTCaattatgagttttttttcaccatttgattttcctttatagCAATTTTTTCAAACGTAAGAAGCAAATAGCAAAAGCAACAACCCTTGCCAAGTCTTAATATTCATAAATCGCtggtaacaaaaaaaaaattatttttttttatatcaaagCAAAATCAAAGGTCATTTAGTATAAAATTCCCAAAATATCCCCATAATAACagtttaaaaaatgtaataatCTCAATCTGTATTTAAAGAACAATTTGCAAAATACAATTCCATTTCTAAGTTATTGTGTTGTTAACCATATTATCCTGATAAATCAAACAAACCACAAGACTtagaatgaaaaaattaagttaaaacagTTAAAATGATGCTAAATTGActaaaaaaccaaacaaaaaaaaagagagaaaaaagtgaaaaaacaGCAGTtgcaatgtgtttagaaatgggtcgtaaagataattttgaaagTGTCAAGGATGGCTACATACAAAGGACTGAAATTTTATGAAGGAAGCAAACATGTTGAATGCACAGTAAACTAAGAAATTTGAATGCATATCACCAAAGCTCGGTGAAAAAAGTATCTcattttttagataaaatttacATCTCTCAAATGTAGTGATCTAATTCTCCTCAACAATTTAAGATCATTGCCACGTAGGACCACCAACTTTTACCAAGTACAAGGATCTAAGGACTGTGACAGACCACCTTGAACTTTGAGCAAATCACCCCATATGAAATCCCACCTAACTGATGTAATTAAGGAAGTTCAATCTAATTACCAGAACACCAACCTTTAGATGTATATTGGAtctctatttttctctctGTTATTTAATGTCTCTAATTCCCTTTACACTTAAATTCCAATACGGATGTATTCCACTGTTGAAAACAACAGttttgaatcatattcacCTGGTTTGTTGTGGATACAGTGAAATGGTTTGTGGAATAGTAGGCCACATTCAAATGTTTAACAATGAATTGCCAATATCACAAAATCAACTACGTCACCCTTGCACACCACCTTCCAAATCTAACCTTATTTTAACTATATTCTCAAGTCAGAGAACAAATAAAGG from the Theobroma cacao cultivar B97-61/B2 chromosome 8, Criollo_cocoa_genome_V2, whole genome shotgun sequence genome contains:
- the LOC18592887 gene encoding protein phosphatase methylesterase 1 translates to MDSSNLGSVPEETLEEQLHQQQQESKPVVSAFASVPDRPPTQGFSQKYSPLDWSGYFDREEDICIPDSNDVFHLYMTGTEGPVIFCLHGGGYSGLSFALSASKIKEKARIVAMDLRGHGKSSTENDLDLSIETMCNDVFAVLKALYGDSPPAIVLVGHSMGGSVAVHVAAKKTLRSLAGLVVVDVVEGTAMASLMHMQKILSNRMQHFSSIEKAIEWSVRGGSLRNIDSARVSIPTTLKYDDSKKCYVYRARLEETEQYWRGWYEGLSEKFLSCPVPKLLLLAGTDRLDRALTIGQMQGKFQMVVVRHTGHAIQEDAPDEFAMLILNFISRNRIGPHGVEIPGLCRPARPQS